One part of the Mariniflexile litorale genome encodes these proteins:
- a CDS encoding Na(+)-translocating NADH-quinone reductase subunit A, with protein MSNDIRIKKGLDIKLKGEAEKTLEKAILSNFYTLRPEDFHGVIPKLISKVGAKVKAGEPVFFDKSNENIKFVSPVSGEIIEIARGEKRKILSIKLQADKEQIYQDYGVFNVDAAEPNEVKAHLLASGCWPFVKQRPYDVIANPDKSPKAIFISGYASAPLAADLDFTLKGKEAALQAAVTALGKLTKGKVHVSVGANSTSPLSGLAGITLHKVSGPHPSGNVGTLINRVDPVNKGEVVWTIAAQDLVIIGELLLTGKFNAERIVALAGSSVDKPRYFVTKIGSEVATIIYDKGVSQKSHDRVISGNVLSGKQIKPDGYLDYYSNVITIIPEGDDYELFGWNKPVFNKVSTSRALTFSWLNPNKKYDLNTNTNGEHRAFVITGVYEEVFPLDIFPMQILKACMYKDLDEMEALGMYEVAPEDFALTEFVCVSKQPHQEIIRKGLDVMLKEIG; from the coding sequence ATGTCAAACGACATTCGCATTAAAAAAGGTCTAGACATTAAACTTAAAGGTGAAGCTGAAAAAACCTTGGAAAAGGCGATTTTAAGCAACTTTTATACTTTAAGGCCTGAAGATTTCCATGGCGTTATACCTAAATTAATTTCTAAAGTTGGAGCTAAAGTAAAAGCAGGTGAGCCTGTTTTTTTCGATAAATCTAATGAAAACATCAAGTTTGTTTCTCCTGTTTCTGGCGAAATTATTGAAATTGCTCGTGGCGAAAAACGCAAAATACTATCAATTAAATTACAAGCAGACAAAGAGCAAATATACCAAGATTATGGTGTGTTTAATGTAGATGCGGCTGAACCGAACGAGGTGAAAGCGCATTTATTAGCTTCTGGATGTTGGCCTTTTGTAAAGCAACGACCGTATGATGTGATTGCAAACCCAGATAAATCGCCGAAAGCTATTTTTATTTCTGGTTATGCAAGTGCGCCTTTAGCTGCCGATTTAGACTTTACACTAAAAGGAAAAGAGGCTGCATTGCAAGCGGCAGTAACAGCATTAGGGAAACTTACTAAAGGTAAAGTTCATGTGTCGGTTGGAGCAAATTCAACGTCGCCACTATCTGGTTTGGCAGGTATTACGCTACATAAAGTATCGGGTCCACATCCTTCAGGAAATGTGGGTACCTTAATTAATAGAGTAGATCCCGTAAATAAAGGAGAGGTTGTTTGGACGATTGCTGCTCAAGATTTAGTTATTATAGGTGAATTACTTTTAACAGGTAAATTCAATGCAGAACGTATTGTAGCTTTGGCTGGTTCATCAGTTGATAAACCAAGATATTTTGTTACCAAAATAGGTAGTGAAGTTGCTACAATAATTTATGATAAAGGGGTCTCTCAAAAATCTCATGACCGTGTTATTTCTGGAAATGTATTAAGCGGAAAACAAATTAAACCAGATGGTTATTTAGATTATTACAGCAATGTAATTACCATAATACCAGAGGGGGACGATTATGAACTTTTCGGTTGGAATAAACCAGTATTTAATAAGGTTTCTACATCACGAGCGTTAACATTTTCATGGTTAAACCCAAATAAAAAGTATGATTTAAACACCAATACAAATGGTGAACATCGTGCTTTTGTGATTACTGGCGTTTACGAAGAAGTATTTCCTTTAGATATTTTTCCAATGCAAATTCTAAAAGCGTGTATGTATAAAGATTTAGACGAAATGGAAGCTTTAGGTATGTATGAAGTGGCGCCTGAAGATTTTGCGTTAACTGAATTTGTATGCGTGTCAAAACAACCGCACCAAGAGATTATTAGAAAAGGATTAGATGTAATGCTTAAAGAAATAGGGTAA
- a CDS encoding DUF5103 domain-containing protein translates to MPLLKYKYFLLYFIVPLMTFSQVKEVNPPSYIKTINFKSNTPETQLPILKLGSYLVLEFDALNGNEADYYYKIEHYNYDWTPSVLMKSEFMDGFDNQRIRNYENSFNTYQIYSHYQLTIPNEQTKRLKVSGNYLLSVFDSNDTVVFSRKFMIYEDQVAVGVSIKRARDIQFIEEKQRVEIIVTSNSMQLNNPAQTIKTVIIQNNNLNTAISNLKPQYTLGNQLMYKYDSETSFWGGNEYLFFENKDVRAANTGIRAIDLQELYHNYLFTNEERSSKPYTYNPDINGNYVITVLDGENPNIEADYVWIHFSLVPTEAFKNKNIHVFGNFNNYVIDESTRLIYDEDYDILRNSLLLKQGFYNYKYVIANNNGSLDEGAISGNFYQTENNYKVIVYYRDLGTRYDKIIGIGEGSSINISN, encoded by the coding sequence ATGCCTTTATTAAAGTATAAATATTTTCTTCTTTATTTTATTGTTCCGTTAATGACCTTTTCTCAAGTTAAAGAAGTAAATCCACCCAGTTATATAAAAACCATTAATTTCAAAAGCAATACACCAGAAACACAATTGCCTATTTTAAAATTAGGATCTTATCTGGTTTTAGAATTTGATGCCCTAAATGGAAATGAAGCTGATTACTATTATAAAATTGAACATTACAACTACGACTGGACCCCATCAGTTTTAATGAAATCGGAATTCATGGATGGGTTTGATAACCAACGCATTCGAAATTACGAGAACTCATTCAACACCTATCAAATTTATTCGCATTACCAACTTACCATTCCTAATGAACAAACCAAACGCTTAAAAGTATCTGGAAATTATTTATTGAGCGTTTTTGATAGTAATGATACGGTGGTCTTTTCAAGAAAATTTATGATTTATGAAGACCAAGTTGCTGTAGGTGTAAGCATAAAACGAGCACGAGATATTCAGTTTATAGAAGAAAAACAGCGCGTCGAAATTATTGTTACTTCCAACAGCATGCAGCTGAATAATCCCGCACAAACGATAAAAACAGTTATTATTCAAAATAACAATTTAAATACTGCTATTTCAAATTTAAAACCTCAATATACCCTGGGCAATCAACTTATGTATAAATATGACAGTGAAACCAGTTTTTGGGGTGGCAACGAATATTTGTTTTTTGAGAATAAAGATGTTCGCGCAGCAAATACAGGCATTCGAGCCATTGATTTACAAGAACTATATCATAACTATTTATTTACAAATGAAGAGCGGTCCAGTAAACCTTATACCTACAACCCCGACATTAATGGCAATTATGTAATAACCGTTTTAGATGGCGAAAACCCTAATATTGAAGCCGATTATGTTTGGATACATTTTTCATTAGTGCCAACCGAAGCGTTTAAAAACAAAAACATTCACGTATTCGGAAATTTTAATAATTATGTTATAGATGAAAGCACCAGATTAATATATGATGAAGACTATGATATTTTGAGAAACTCTTTACTTTTAAAACAAGGTTTTTACAATTACAAATATGTGATAGCAAATAATAATGGGAGCTTAGACGAAGGTGCTATAAGCGGTAATTTTTATCAAACCGAAAACAATTATAAAGTAATCGTGTATTATAGAGATCTAGGCACACGCTACGATAAAATAATAGGTATTGGTGAAGGTAGTTCAATTAATATCTCGAACTAA
- the apaG gene encoding Co2+/Mg2+ efflux protein ApaG: MVQQVTRGIKISVETTYEGSFYKNYKIQYAFGYTVTIENQSKDSVQLNARHWEILDALNNVEIVSGEGVIGKKPVLKPGESHTYTSGCLLTSPFGAMQGHYSMVNFTTTKNFKVIIPTFKLSAPFAIN; the protein is encoded by the coding sequence ATGGTTCAACAAGTTACAAGAGGGATAAAAATTTCGGTAGAAACCACCTATGAAGGCTCATTTTATAAGAATTATAAAATACAGTATGCCTTTGGTTACACCGTAACTATTGAAAACCAAAGTAAAGACTCTGTACAACTGAATGCACGTCACTGGGAAATTCTGGATGCCTTAAACAATGTTGAAATTGTTTCTGGAGAAGGCGTAATCGGCAAAAAACCCGTTTTAAAACCAGGAGAATCGCACACCTACACCTCGGGCTGTTTACTAACCTCTCCTTTTGGTGCTATGCAAGGACACTACAGCATGGTAAACTTTACTACTACAAAAAACTTTAAAGTTATTATACCTACCTTTAAGTTAAGCGCTCCATTTGCTATAAATTAA
- a CDS encoding DNA starvation/stationary phase protection protein: protein MKTDIGITEKNLKSNIEHLTVVLSNAMILYVKTRKFHWNVTGPSFMELHKLFENQYNDLEKDIDEIAERISKLGGKSIGTMKEFIKHGSLKESETDPSQKVMIEELLSDHEAVIKELRDIINSIEEDTDDMGTSDFLTALLLSHESKAWVLRKYTK from the coding sequence ATGAAAACAGATATTGGAATAACAGAAAAAAACTTAAAATCAAACATAGAACATTTAACAGTTGTATTATCCAACGCTATGATACTTTACGTAAAAACAAGAAAGTTTCATTGGAATGTTACAGGCCCTAGTTTTATGGAACTCCATAAATTATTCGAAAACCAATACAATGATTTAGAGAAAGATATTGATGAAATTGCGGAACGTATTAGCAAATTAGGAGGAAAATCTATTGGCACCATGAAAGAATTTATAAAACATGGTAGCCTAAAAGAAAGTGAAACAGATCCATCTCAAAAAGTAATGATTGAAGAATTATTAAGCGATCATGAAGCAGTAATAAAAGAATTAAGAGACATAATAAACTCTATTGAAGAGGATACAGATGATATGGGTACCTCCGATTTTTTAACAGCTTTACTATTATCGCACGAATCAAAAGCTTGGGTATTGAGAAAATACACTAAATAA
- a CDS encoding CsbD family protein — protein sequence MNTTEIKGNWNELKGKLKQKYATLTDDDLLFAEGKQDELVGRLQEKLGKSKEEIHKIISDL from the coding sequence ATGAATACTACAGAAATAAAAGGAAATTGGAACGAGTTAAAAGGTAAATTAAAACAAAAATATGCTACCTTAACAGATGATGACTTACTTTTCGCAGAAGGCAAACAAGATGAGTTAGTTGGCAGATTACAGGAAAAACTTGGAAAATCTAAAGAAGAAATTCACAAAATTATTTCTGATTTATAA
- a CDS encoding AI-2E family transporter, producing MNTKNYFNNRGLSLLWLIAVVFILYILKPFIVPILFAIILSVMIFPIQRFLEKRWRCNRLFATLTSLTTLFLLTALLFFLVSSRLMYFMDNSEVYSQKLGELFHKSINSLEQTFNIGNNRLFSQGEFKAENIIKDNLDKIGLVLFESSSLLSDLVLIPIYIFFFLYYRAFFRTFIYKAFKSKSKSFINNVLKKIYAIQQNYLLGLIKVIIIVGCLNSLGLLILGVGNPFFFGFLAAFLLLIPYIGVIIGSLLPAIIALATKDSAWYAFGVIAVFGFIQFLEGNFITPKITGSKVSVNAFVAITSLVLFSMLWGITGMILALPITATLKILFDNTPGYEAYGFLIGEPVDKHLQSRARIRLKKWKRIRKANNFV from the coding sequence ATGAATACAAAAAACTACTTCAATAACCGTGGTTTAAGTTTATTGTGGCTTATTGCTGTGGTTTTTATTTTATATATATTAAAACCTTTTATAGTACCTATACTATTCGCTATTATACTTAGTGTAATGATATTTCCCATCCAACGGTTTCTTGAAAAAAGATGGCGCTGTAATAGGCTATTTGCAACACTTACTTCTTTAACAACTTTATTTCTCTTAACCGCTTTACTCTTCTTTTTAGTTAGTAGTCGATTAATGTATTTTATGGATAATAGTGAAGTGTATTCTCAAAAATTAGGAGAACTATTTCACAAATCTATAAACAGTTTAGAACAGACATTTAACATAGGGAACAACCGGCTTTTTTCTCAAGGGGAATTCAAAGCAGAAAATATTATTAAAGACAATTTAGACAAAATAGGTCTTGTTTTATTTGAATCCAGTAGTCTTTTAAGCGATTTGGTTTTAATACCCATTTACATTTTTTTCTTCTTATATTATAGAGCCTTTTTTAGAACATTTATTTACAAAGCTTTTAAATCAAAATCAAAATCATTTATAAATAATGTCTTGAAAAAGATTTATGCCATTCAACAAAATTATTTATTGGGTTTAATTAAGGTAATCATTATTGTTGGCTGTTTAAACAGTTTAGGCTTATTGATTTTAGGTGTAGGCAATCCGTTTTTCTTTGGATTTTTAGCCGCATTTTTATTATTAATTCCATACATAGGTGTTATTATTGGATCGTTATTACCCGCTATTATTGCTTTAGCTACTAAAGACTCCGCTTGGTATGCATTTGGCGTTATTGCTGTTTTTGGATTTATCCAATTTTTAGAAGGAAATTTTATTACGCCAAAAATTACAGGTTCTAAAGTAAGCGTTAATGCTTTTGTTGCTATTACATCATTAGTCTTGTTTTCAATGCTTTGGGGAATAACAGGTATGATTTTAGCATTGCCTATTACTGCCACATTAAAAATATTATTTGATAATACCCCCGGATATGAAGCTTATGGTTTTCTTATTGGTGAACCTGTAGACAAGCATCTTCAAAGTAGGGCTAGAATTCGTTTAAAAAAATGGAAACGTATTAGAAAAGCAAACAATTTTGTGTAA
- a CDS encoding AraC family transcriptional regulator translates to MKLFIKFDFNTICKKVLETKLNELNIKYRILAFGEVELLEKVPSETYEVLNKVLNDYGIEIVENQKSILVQKIKDVIIDMVFNEDTPVNVKSSVYLSEKLGHSYGYLSNLFSEVTYTSIENFIIIQKIEYTKQLLLSTDLSLTEIAFKLNYSSVAHLSTQFKNSTGITPSAFQRIISKRRSIAQQKN, encoded by the coding sequence ATGAAATTATTTATAAAGTTCGACTTTAATACTATTTGCAAAAAAGTTTTAGAAACAAAACTTAATGAACTCAACATAAAATATAGAATTCTAGCTTTTGGAGAAGTTGAGTTGTTAGAAAAAGTACCTTCAGAAACCTATGAAGTTTTAAATAAGGTGTTGAACGACTATGGTATTGAAATAGTTGAAAACCAAAAAAGTATTCTAGTTCAAAAAATTAAAGATGTTATTATAGATATGGTTTTCAATGAAGATACACCTGTAAACGTTAAAAGTTCGGTGTATTTATCGGAAAAACTAGGCCACAGTTACGGCTACCTTTCCAATTTATTTTCTGAGGTTACTTATACCTCCATTGAGAATTTCATCATCATCCAAAAAATAGAATATACCAAACAATTGTTATTATCTACCGATTTAAGCCTAACCGAAATAGCCTTCAAACTTAACTATTCCAGTGTAGCACACTTAAGTACTCAATTTAAAAACAGTACAGGCATTACACCTTCTGCCTTCCAGCGTATTATTTCAAAGAGAAGAAGTATTGCCCAACAAAAAAACTAA
- a CDS encoding response regulator, producing the protein MPSDYIHIILADDDEDDRLFFTDAFDELNMNTKVNTFNDGVELMDYLKCDETILPHVLFLDLNMPKKNGIECLNEIKTHSKMSEIAIAIYSTSASEEDIEETFVLGANIYIKKPSSFKQLKKVLSEVVSINWQYHTNGLNKDNFLMRL; encoded by the coding sequence ATGCCAAGCGATTACATACATATTATTCTTGCTGACGATGATGAAGACGACAGACTTTTTTTTACCGATGCTTTTGATGAACTAAACATGAATACGAAAGTAAATACCTTTAATGATGGAGTAGAACTTATGGACTATTTAAAGTGTGACGAAACTATTTTACCTCATGTGCTTTTTTTAGATTTAAATATGCCAAAAAAAAACGGCATAGAATGTTTAAATGAAATTAAGACCCATAGCAAAATGTCTGAAATCGCTATTGCTATTTATTCAACATCAGCATCAGAAGAAGATATAGAAGAAACCTTCGTATTGGGTGCTAATATTTATATTAAAAAACCAAGTAGTTTTAAACAACTTAAAAAAGTACTTTCAGAAGTTGTATCAATTAATTGGCAATACCACACCAACGGTTTAAATAAAGACAATTTTTTAATGAGACTGTAA
- a CDS encoding CHASE3 domain-containing protein: MTKQVFSKSALFLRIVFLVSVFLILVIGGFTYQHISNLTDSTKQVVSTYKVNVELEKVISYLKDAENGHRNYILTKDTTHLEPYLTAREKVNESFAELKEIASHNEKQKENLNTLSKYIDALFNNFTNTNAFVENKLTLTEEFKSNFFEEKIIMDSIRQKINEMIELENKQLHEHQKQYQNNLQFTPLFLYLLLLFTLLLIIISYNRINNDFKNIKLFNNQLSIFKEATIQLETIGKHGNWVWHVDTDTFSFSDNLYRVLGEKPGAFKPTLEVFMGYVHPDDKEKLASDVDKMMKNKDLPFTYYRIIKKDGTIRHIKGYGKLLIDPDGDKQVIGNITDISDEIENYLELEERNLELEKNNLELSEFNYVASHDLQEPLRKIQTFISRLEDKEAKNFSSSGLQYLDRINVAATRMRLLIDDLLQFSRTNKPDKEFVFTNLNELLENAKQDVGETILEKEAIITSEKLPTLPVIPFQIQQLFLNLLSNSLKYCKKNTPPVIEITYSKEEAKLNKLIKDTYHTITFSDNGIGFEQKYADQIFELFNRLHNKQNYSGTGVGLSICKKIVDNHSGVIIAHGEPEIGATFTIYLPE; encoded by the coding sequence ATGACGAAACAAGTATTTTCTAAATCGGCTTTATTTTTAAGAATTGTATTTTTGGTTAGTGTGTTTCTTATTCTTGTAATCGGCGGTTTCACCTACCAGCATATTTCGAACTTAACCGACTCTACCAAACAAGTTGTTAGCACTTATAAAGTTAATGTTGAGTTAGAGAAAGTTATTTCTTACTTAAAAGATGCGGAAAACGGACATAGGAATTACATTTTAACAAAAGATACAACTCACCTAGAACCTTATTTAACAGCTAGAGAAAAGGTTAATGAGTCGTTTGCCGAATTAAAAGAAATAGCATCTCATAATGAAAAACAAAAAGAAAATTTAAATACCTTAAGTAAATATATTGATGCACTATTTAATAATTTTACAAATACCAATGCGTTTGTTGAAAACAAACTAACATTAACCGAAGAGTTTAAATCTAATTTTTTTGAAGAAAAGATTATTATGGATTCCATCAGGCAGAAAATCAATGAGATGATTGAGCTTGAAAACAAACAACTTCATGAACACCAGAAACAATATCAAAACAACTTGCAATTTACACCCCTATTTTTGTACTTGTTGCTATTGTTTACACTCCTTTTAATTATAATTTCATACAATAGAATTAATAACGATTTTAAAAATATTAAGTTATTTAATAATCAATTATCCATATTTAAAGAAGCTACTATTCAATTAGAAACTATTGGTAAACATGGAAATTGGGTGTGGCATGTAGATACAGACACCTTTTCTTTTTCTGATAATTTATACCGTGTATTAGGCGAAAAACCAGGGGCTTTTAAACCTACTCTCGAGGTTTTTATGGGATACGTTCATCCAGACGATAAGGAAAAGCTTGCTTCCGATGTGGATAAAATGATGAAAAATAAAGATTTACCTTTTACATACTACCGAATTATAAAAAAAGATGGTACAATAAGACATATAAAAGGTTATGGCAAACTGCTTATAGATCCTGATGGAGACAAACAAGTTATTGGAAATATCACCGATATTTCAGACGAAATTGAAAACTATTTAGAACTCGAAGAACGTAATTTAGAACTTGAAAAAAATAATCTAGAACTTTCAGAATTTAATTATGTAGCTAGTCACGATTTACAAGAACCTTTAAGAAAAATTCAAACCTTCATATCCAGATTAGAAGATAAAGAAGCCAAAAACTTTTCTAGTTCTGGCCTTCAATATCTAGACCGTATTAATGTAGCGGCTACCAGAATGCGTTTGTTAATAGACGATTTGCTTCAGTTTTCTCGAACCAACAAACCCGATAAAGAATTTGTTTTCACTAACTTGAATGAACTTCTTGAGAATGCAAAACAAGACGTAGGAGAAACCATTTTAGAAAAAGAAGCCATCATAACAAGTGAAAAACTGCCAACCCTACCTGTTATACCATTTCAAATACAACAATTGTTTTTAAACTTGCTTAGCAATTCTTTAAAATATTGCAAAAAGAATACACCTCCAGTGATTGAGATAACATATTCAAAAGAAGAAGCTAAACTAAATAAACTAATAAAAGATACTTATCATACCATTACCTTTTCAGATAATGGCATAGGCTTCGAGCAAAAGTATGCCGATCAAATATTTGAATTATTCAATAGGCTTCATAACAAACAAAACTATTCTGGCACAGGTGTTGGACTTTCAATTTGTAAAAAAATTGTAGATAATCACAGTGGTGTTATTATAGCTCATGGCGAACCTGAAATAGGTGCTACTTTTACTATTTACCTTCCAGAATAA
- a CDS encoding lmo0937 family membrane protein has translation MRSLLYLVAVVLIIGWALGFFVYSAGGLIHILLVIAVIAILLRLIGGKGV, from the coding sequence ATGAGAAGTTTATTATATCTAGTAGCCGTAGTACTTATTATAGGCTGGGCCTTAGGGTTCTTTGTTTACAGTGCTGGCGGATTAATTCATATCTTATTGGTAATTGCCGTTATAGCTATACTATTAAGATTAATTGGCGGTAAAGGCGTGTAG
- a CDS encoding YtxH domain-containing protein produces the protein MKSNALGILAGIATGAILGVLFAPDKGSKTRKKIKNKSLEAKENLKEEFDNFLDTVSKKYESVVKNGEEILEKGKEEVKKAVNSKA, from the coding sequence ATGAAATCAAATGCATTAGGCATATTAGCAGGAATTGCTACAGGAGCCATATTAGGAGTATTATTTGCACCAGACAAAGGATCTAAAACAAGAAAAAAAATTAAAAACAAATCTCTTGAAGCAAAAGAAAATTTAAAAGAAGAGTTCGATAATTTTTTAGATACTGTATCAAAAAAATACGAGTCGGTAGTTAAAAATGGGGAAGAAATTCTTGAAAAAGGAAAAGAAGAAGTAAAAAAAGCAGTGAATTCTAAAGCTTAA
- a CDS encoding DUF6565 domain-containing protein, which produces MKTLKLTLGIVAASVMFVACNDSQKDMAQQKVDNYESYIDSISNVATDKAGENWETIERDFEQIKSETNNAIASVTDNSELQKDIDQATLKYEKFKAEVIAEHNRMETENSKMMMRQSLLGNQYEGGDMKFTWINKDNILSVYQNFVDTVDKNKDSYSREDWDEIKLLYEAIDTRKNTVEKEGLSSADNMKIAGLKLKFAPMYTVNRMGAKSDENAEAKK; this is translated from the coding sequence ATGAAAACATTGAAATTAACATTAGGAATAGTAGCTGCATCAGTAATGTTTGTAGCATGTAATGATAGCCAAAAAGACATGGCTCAACAAAAAGTAGATAATTACGAGTCTTATATAGATTCTATAAGCAACGTAGCCACCGATAAGGCTGGAGAAAACTGGGAAACCATTGAAAGAGATTTTGAACAAATAAAATCAGAAACTAATAATGCAATCGCATCTGTTACAGATAATTCAGAATTACAAAAAGACATAGACCAAGCTACTTTAAAATACGAAAAATTTAAAGCAGAAGTAATAGCAGAACATAATAGAATGGAAACAGAAAATTCTAAAATGATGATGCGTCAATCGTTATTAGGAAACCAGTATGAAGGTGGTGACATGAAATTCACATGGATTAATAAAGATAACATTTTAAGTGTTTACCAAAACTTTGTTGATACTGTTGATAAAAATAAAGATTCATATTCTCGTGAGGACTGGGATGAAATCAAATTGCTTTATGAAGCTATTGATACCAGAAAAAATACCGTTGAAAAAGAAGGTTTGTCAAGTGCTGATAATATGAAAATTGCTGGATTAAAACTAAAATTTGCTCCTATGTACACTGTTAATAGAATGGGTGCTAAATCGGATGAAAACGCAGAAGCAAAAAAATAA